The Hymenobacter baengnokdamensis genome includes a region encoding these proteins:
- a CDS encoding glycoside hydrolase family 16 protein: MLYSLTAWPLRRLALGFTLTLAAGGCTQNPPGPVITATTGTGGTSSSAVNATPHPYADYSVQVWSDEFNDSSLDATKWSYEIQDVWFNNELEATTNSRNNVTLTGGMLNITAIQQNYNGRQYTSGRINTKGKQQFTFGRIDVRAKLPKGKGMWPAIWMLGANDSQASWPACGEIDIMELKGSSPSTDYSTVHYGSSVATHQYKGTVYALPSTANGDFSTDFHVFSCVRSMNQMDFYVDGNKYYTLTSSDVSPYPFNNPFYAILNLAVGGDFDGNPDGSTTFPQTMQVDYVRFFQYKE; this comes from the coding sequence ATGCTATATTCATTGACCGCGTGGCCACTCCGCCGTTTGGCGCTGGGCTTTACGCTGACGCTGGCGGCCGGCGGCTGCACCCAAAATCCCCCCGGGCCGGTTATCACGGCTACTACGGGCACGGGTGGCACCAGCTCGTCGGCCGTCAACGCCACCCCTCATCCATATGCCGATTACAGCGTGCAGGTGTGGAGCGACGAGTTTAACGACAGCAGCCTCGACGCAACCAAGTGGAGCTACGAGATACAGGACGTGTGGTTCAACAACGAGCTGGAAGCAACTACCAACTCGCGCAACAACGTGACCCTGACTGGTGGTATGCTCAATATCACGGCTATTCAGCAAAACTACAATGGCCGGCAGTACACCTCGGGTCGCATCAACACCAAAGGCAAGCAACAGTTTACCTTCGGCCGAATCGACGTGCGGGCCAAGCTGCCCAAGGGCAAGGGCATGTGGCCGGCCATCTGGATGCTGGGTGCCAATGATAGCCAGGCGAGCTGGCCGGCCTGCGGCGAAATCGATATCATGGAGCTGAAAGGCAGCTCGCCCAGTACTGACTACAGCACGGTACACTATGGCAGTTCCGTAGCTACCCACCAGTACAAGGGCACGGTCTATGCACTGCCGAGCACGGCTAACGGCGACTTCTCGACCGACTTCCATGTCTTTAGCTGCGTGCGGAGCATGAACCAGATGGACTTCTACGTGGATGGCAATAAGTACTACACGCTGACCTCGAGCGACGTGTCGCCGTATCCATTCAATAACCCCTTCTATGCCATCCTAAACCTGGCGGTGGGCGGTGACTTTGATGGCAACCCCGATGGCAGCACGACCTTTCCGCAAACCATGCAGGTAGATTACGTGCGTTTTTTTCAATACAAAGAGTAG
- a CDS encoding PKD domain-containing protein: MFTSLRKAALLLAGVAALAACRKDTGVTSLEGPVPTPGFTVTVNTSQYPAVATFTNTTTDAFLYQWDFGDGSPLVSGQNVTHVYKLPGTYRVKLTAAGRGGTGISPQQPVVIPSICDNAAYAVLTACGGSGATSWTLSDQPGAVVKLSASGATLSSSTTLNPCQLDDQFSFTNTFAYSYDAGAGTYSNGTCGSPQTGNSDFIYKPNGSLGQIILQRNKAFIGLPDSVVNKTYDIIEATPTRLRLQGTNPDGTKTVTTYMPQLSALDRAKKYLTGGSSRTWTLDNTVANTIIVGNEASPGGYNKSGSAGSVPSCQADDEYTFTSTGNFTYDAKGQTFVAIDYTCQAARTDNNTTFTFGPASGAGLAQFVLTKPGSFIGVTNAPTSRIYRILSIDDKHMTLRAGGPSDDPQFTFMMVAK, translated from the coding sequence ATGTTTACTTCACTTCGCAAAGCTGCTCTGCTGCTCGCTGGTGTGGCGGCGCTGGCTGCCTGCCGCAAGGATACCGGCGTGACGAGCCTGGAAGGTCCGGTGCCCACGCCCGGCTTCACCGTAACGGTCAATACCAGCCAGTACCCGGCAGTAGCAACGTTCACCAATACCACCACTGATGCCTTTCTCTATCAGTGGGACTTTGGCGATGGCTCGCCCCTGGTATCGGGCCAGAACGTAACACACGTCTACAAGCTACCCGGCACCTACCGGGTGAAGCTGACGGCTGCCGGGCGCGGCGGTACGGGCATTTCACCCCAGCAGCCGGTAGTGATTCCCAGCATCTGCGACAATGCCGCTTACGCGGTGCTTACGGCCTGCGGGGGCTCGGGAGCTACCTCCTGGACGCTCTCCGACCAGCCGGGGGCCGTGGTAAAGCTCTCGGCCAGCGGGGCCACCTTATCCAGCTCGACTACGCTTAACCCCTGCCAGCTCGACGACCAGTTTTCGTTTACCAACACGTTTGCTTACTCCTACGACGCCGGAGCCGGCACGTACAGCAATGGCACCTGCGGCAGCCCACAGACGGGCAACTCGGACTTTATCTACAAGCCCAACGGCTCGCTGGGGCAGATTATCTTGCAGCGCAACAAGGCCTTTATCGGCCTGCCCGACTCGGTAGTAAATAAGACCTACGACATTATTGAGGCCACACCCACCCGCCTGCGCCTGCAAGGCACCAACCCCGACGGCACCAAGACGGTAACAACCTACATGCCGCAGCTCTCGGCCCTCGACCGGGCTAAAAAGTACCTCACGGGCGGCTCCTCGCGCACCTGGACGCTGGACAATACGGTAGCTAATACCATTATAGTCGGCAACGAAGCTTCGCCCGGCGGCTACAACAAGAGCGGCTCGGCGGGCAGCGTACCCAGCTGCCAGGCCGACGATGAGTACACGTTTACAAGCACCGGCAACTTCACGTATGATGCCAAGGGCCAAACGTTTGTGGCTATCGACTATACCTGCCAGGCAGCCCGCACCGACAACAATACCACCTTCACTTTCGGGCCGGCTTCGGGCGCGGGCCTGGCTCAGTTTGTACTCACCAAGCCCGGCAGCTTTATCGGCGTAACTAATGCACCTACGTCGCGGATTTACCGGATTCTTTCCATTGACGACAAGCACATGACCCTGCGGGCCGGCGGCCCCAGCGACGACCCGCAGTTCACTTTTATGATGGTAGCCAAATAA
- a CDS encoding T9SS type A sorting domain-containing protein, whose protein sequence is MKTFTTLLLTAGLFTLGSRAASAQTLLDNFEDVRLVNYPAVQGTLTAVANPGSMAPNTSSTVGSFVRDGSQQYATITIVPKTGKFADVSPYVSGTKKLSMKFRSPGPGVKVQLVLQNKAKATAAPYVYPQGNFSGTFNATTAAAANTWETLTFAYSAAQSDGSVTAADIDQLAMLIDLGTNNANTYYIDDIMGPEFFTSTTTPPVVTDQLYDNYEGTRAVTYKGSRITSGGFKLDTLNPASSTANSSAHVMRYTRSNQQYDVLFLAPKGAPLADVTPFLSNAKQMTMKVYGAAAGTVFQITLQDSAKSRAAYPAGRHSEYTATAKGGGWETLVFSNSNRPDTSVPPTGLNEIVLLIAPNTLKPGKFYIDDWTGPHLTNYVVTATRASQTSAAALAPAYPNPAAGLTHLGYSLQKSAVVSLAVYDAMGRRVASVVENQTRPAGDYTADLRTTSLAPGFYTCRLVVDGVALTQSLSVE, encoded by the coding sequence ATGAAAACTTTTACTACGCTTTTACTGACTGCCGGCCTGTTCACGCTAGGCAGCCGCGCTGCTTCGGCCCAAACGTTACTCGATAACTTCGAAGATGTGCGACTCGTGAATTACCCGGCCGTGCAGGGTACGCTAACGGCGGTAGCGAACCCTGGCAGCATGGCTCCCAACACCAGCAGCACCGTCGGCAGCTTCGTGCGGGACGGCTCGCAGCAATATGCTACTATCACGATAGTCCCGAAAACCGGCAAATTTGCTGATGTATCTCCCTACGTCAGCGGCACTAAAAAGCTTTCAATGAAATTTCGGAGCCCGGGACCCGGCGTAAAGGTGCAGTTAGTATTGCAAAACAAGGCTAAGGCCACGGCTGCTCCCTATGTTTACCCACAGGGCAATTTCTCCGGCACCTTCAATGCAACCACTGCAGCTGCGGCCAATACTTGGGAAACGCTGACTTTTGCGTATTCGGCTGCCCAAAGCGATGGCTCCGTAACTGCCGCTGACATCGACCAGCTTGCTATGCTTATCGACCTGGGCACCAACAATGCCAATACCTATTACATTGACGACATCATGGGGCCGGAGTTTTTTACCAGCACCACTACTCCACCCGTCGTAACCGACCAGCTCTACGATAACTACGAGGGCACCCGTGCCGTGACGTACAAGGGCAGCCGTATTACCTCGGGCGGCTTTAAGCTCGACACGCTGAACCCGGCCTCCAGCACCGCTAACTCGAGCGCTCATGTGATGCGCTACACGCGCTCGAACCAGCAGTATGATGTACTGTTTCTGGCTCCCAAAGGCGCACCCCTGGCCGATGTAACGCCCTTCCTGAGCAACGCTAAGCAAATGACCATGAAGGTGTACGGGGCGGCCGCGGGCACCGTGTTCCAGATTACGTTGCAGGATTCTGCCAAGTCGCGGGCAGCTTACCCGGCCGGCCGGCACTCAGAATACACGGCCACGGCCAAGGGCGGTGGCTGGGAAACACTGGTATTCAGCAACTCGAACCGCCCCGATACCAGCGTTCCACCCACAGGCCTGAACGAGATTGTACTGCTTATTGCGCCCAATACCCTGAAGCCCGGCAAATTTTATATCGATGACTGGACCGGCCCGCACCTGACCAACTACGTGGTCACCGCTACCCGCGCCAGCCAGACGAGTGCAGCGGCCCTGGCCCCGGCTTACCCCAACCCGGCTGCCGGCCTCACGCACCTGGGCTACAGCCTACAAAAATCAGCCGTGGTTAGCCTGGCTGTGTACGATGCGATGGGCCGCCGCGTGGCTTCGGTAGTTGAGAACCAGACCCGGCCGGCCGGCGATTATACCGCCGACCTGCGTACCACCAGCCTGGCGCCCGGCTTCTACACCTGCCGCCTGGTGGTAGATGGCGTAGCCCTCACCCAGTCGCTGAGCGTAGAATAA
- a CDS encoding Pls/PosA family non-ribosomal peptide synthetase — translation MSTTTDLPFAPPTEPESLAKPADFELAFQQKETLIAGYLAAFAVVYYRQPAERSAVQLQAILRVENATTAFPPAAVLLNLSDALTLAELEVEAASRLAMALAGVAEQLGAAITRCRISFPAPEAQHPDHEWCVTLDFAPDHTVAVSFACTGGLPGPWGAAYLPTHVQRVFEQLSRNRQTTVGYVFFLADEETTLLRQFMMVPQHVPEGGPQQLHQLFEETAHLYPNQVALSWLGDTRTYQQLNHEADQLAARLQRQGVRAGDFVGVLMAKSIELYVGMLAVLKAGAAYVPLDLSFPADRITFILADCGARVLLTNRPLPEGFETWPGRAIDLSLPAPAEAGGLEPVPLGPESIAYVIYTSGTTGLPKGVLIPHHSICHLVRAEQLLFHPTPQDRVVQGFSVAFDASLEELWLAWGAGGTLVPVPEETMKAPDALPDFLVEQQVTVFSTVPTLLSLLPASIPTLRLLILGGEVCPPELLTKWASRQCRVVNTYGPTEATVVATAADFVPGQRLTIGRPLAGYETLLLDQLGQLVPLGAAGELCVGGPALAAGYLNRPELSAAKFNTVSELQNGFVGRLYRTGDLARFEADGNIDFLGRIDTQVKIRGFRVELAEIESLLLQWPGIRNAAVALKEGTDGVKKLIAYLILEPNQLLDEKAVRAFLRERLAPYMLPAALVPLVSFPLLTSGKVDRKALPYPVSGDQAPTRELTLPRDPREAAIYAAWQKRFDTADLSVTDDFFDIGGNSLLASLIISELRQQPDFQGLSVKEMYTRRTIEALAASVAATEAASAGAIPEPAAAPLLRTSTPVRLLTAILQLLSIAAFYAVPVLTLNLSLHFRPWLTQWSWTAITLLGMAMVLLYVPLACLLVVAFKWLLIGRFRAGEYPLWGFYYYRFWAVKKLVEAAPTQLLSATPFLALFYRLLGANIGKGVYLGSNRLMCFDLLTLGDGASIAREACLLGYRVERDRLIIGPTHVGRDGYVGLRAIMEGNTSLGDGSELDDLSVLPAGRQVPGGEGWLGSPAQRVRAVGPAPIRPAAPGAGYLLAQLAAIALMLLVPTVASLPILGLLYESIERFTPVSSLLTLFPLSALYVLLLMGTLAGTKRLVAGRQANGTIPLYSLAYVRHWVADAVLAQSLTLLRSLYATIYTPYWLRMLGANIGHRAEVSTLNHISAEHLTVGPGSFLADSVSVGAPRVQHGLVSILPTVVGPRTFVGNGAVLAGGTVLGTNNLIGALSSAPTTTPPDNTSWVGSPAFLLPNRPVSQSFAPELTFAPPARLVWARSLIELFKIVLPITFTFVTFAVLYHYCHWHLQHYPFWSSVGVGTAAFVGLIFGFSILTALLKWLLIGRYRPSEKPLWSSFVWRNELVNSLCESYVYPFWEAPLLGTPFATWFFQLMGSHFGRSVYMDTTEITEFDLAWVADHAVLNNGSTIQTHLFEDRVMKMSNLRIGRYATVGTSSVVLYDSVIGPGATLKSLSLLMKGEQLPANTRWQGIPSAFISGTAGH, via the coding sequence ATGAGTACGACCACCGACCTGCCTTTTGCTCCGCCTACGGAGCCCGAGTCATTAGCCAAGCCCGCCGACTTTGAGCTGGCTTTTCAGCAAAAGGAAACCCTGATTGCCGGTTACCTGGCCGCCTTTGCGGTGGTGTATTACCGGCAGCCCGCCGAGCGCAGCGCCGTGCAGCTGCAAGCCATTTTGCGGGTTGAGAATGCCACTACGGCCTTTCCGCCGGCTGCCGTGCTGCTCAACCTCAGCGATGCGCTTACGCTGGCCGAGCTGGAAGTGGAAGCTGCCAGCCGGCTGGCAATGGCCCTGGCCGGCGTGGCCGAGCAGCTGGGGGCGGCCATCACGCGCTGCCGCATTTCCTTCCCGGCGCCCGAAGCGCAACACCCCGACCACGAGTGGTGCGTAACCCTGGATTTTGCCCCCGACCATACCGTGGCCGTCAGCTTTGCCTGCACCGGCGGGCTGCCCGGCCCCTGGGGAGCCGCCTACCTGCCCACGCATGTGCAGCGGGTATTTGAGCAGCTTAGCCGCAACCGGCAAACGACGGTGGGCTACGTATTCTTTCTGGCCGATGAAGAAACCACGCTGCTGCGCCAGTTTATGATGGTGCCGCAGCACGTACCCGAAGGTGGCCCTCAGCAGCTACACCAGCTGTTTGAGGAAACCGCGCATCTCTATCCCAACCAGGTAGCGCTGAGCTGGCTCGGCGACACCCGCACTTACCAGCAGCTCAACCACGAGGCCGACCAGCTGGCCGCGCGCCTGCAGCGCCAGGGCGTGCGGGCCGGCGACTTTGTGGGCGTGCTCATGGCCAAATCCATTGAGCTGTACGTGGGTATGCTGGCCGTGCTGAAAGCCGGCGCGGCCTACGTGCCGCTCGACCTTTCTTTCCCGGCCGACCGCATTACGTTTATTCTGGCCGACTGCGGGGCGCGCGTGCTGCTCACCAACCGGCCACTGCCCGAGGGCTTCGAAACCTGGCCCGGCCGGGCTATCGACCTCAGCTTACCGGCCCCCGCCGAGGCTGGCGGGCTGGAGCCAGTGCCCCTGGGCCCCGAATCTATCGCCTATGTCATCTATACCTCGGGCACTACCGGCCTGCCCAAGGGCGTGCTCATTCCGCACCACAGCATCTGCCACCTGGTGCGGGCCGAGCAGCTGCTGTTTCATCCCACGCCGCAAGACCGCGTGGTGCAGGGGTTTTCGGTAGCCTTCGATGCCTCGCTCGAAGAGCTATGGCTGGCCTGGGGCGCGGGCGGCACGCTGGTGCCCGTGCCCGAAGAAACCATGAAAGCCCCCGACGCGCTGCCCGACTTTCTGGTGGAGCAGCAAGTGACGGTCTTTTCTACCGTGCCCACGCTGCTGTCGCTGCTGCCGGCCAGCATCCCGACGCTGCGGCTGCTTATTCTGGGGGGCGAGGTGTGCCCGCCCGAGCTGCTGACCAAGTGGGCCAGCCGCCAATGCCGGGTAGTGAATACCTACGGCCCCACTGAGGCCACGGTAGTTGCCACGGCGGCCGACTTCGTACCCGGCCAGCGCCTCACCATCGGGCGGCCGCTGGCGGGCTACGAAACGCTGCTGCTCGACCAGCTGGGCCAGCTTGTGCCGCTGGGCGCCGCCGGCGAGCTGTGCGTGGGCGGGCCGGCCCTGGCGGCGGGCTACCTCAACCGCCCCGAGCTGAGCGCCGCTAAGTTTAACACCGTCAGCGAGCTGCAAAATGGCTTTGTGGGCCGGCTGTACCGCACCGGCGACCTCGCCCGCTTCGAAGCCGATGGCAACATCGACTTCCTGGGCCGCATCGACACCCAGGTAAAAATCCGGGGCTTCCGGGTCGAGCTGGCCGAAATCGAGAGCCTGCTTTTGCAATGGCCGGGTATTCGCAACGCCGCCGTGGCCCTTAAGGAGGGTACTGATGGCGTGAAGAAGCTCATCGCCTACCTTATTCTCGAACCCAACCAGCTGCTCGATGAGAAGGCCGTGCGCGCCTTCCTGCGCGAGCGCCTGGCCCCGTATATGCTGCCCGCCGCGCTGGTGCCGCTGGTTTCGTTTCCGCTGCTCACCAGCGGCAAGGTCGACCGCAAGGCCCTGCCCTACCCCGTAAGTGGCGACCAGGCGCCCACCCGCGAGCTGACGCTGCCCCGCGACCCCCGCGAAGCTGCCATCTACGCCGCCTGGCAAAAGCGCTTCGACACCGCCGACCTGTCGGTGACCGACGACTTCTTCGATATCGGGGGCAACTCGCTGCTGGCCTCACTCATTATTTCGGAGCTGCGCCAACAGCCCGATTTTCAGGGCCTGTCGGTAAAGGAGATGTATACCCGCCGTACCATTGAGGCGCTGGCCGCCTCGGTTGCGGCTACCGAAGCTGCTTCGGCCGGGGCTATTCCGGAGCCGGCAGCGGCCCCGCTGCTTCGCACCAGCACCCCGGTGCGCCTGCTCACGGCCATCCTGCAGCTGCTCTCGATTGCCGCCTTCTATGCTGTGCCGGTGCTTACTCTCAACTTATCGCTGCACTTCCGGCCCTGGCTCACGCAGTGGTCGTGGACGGCGATTACCCTGCTTGGCATGGCAATGGTCCTGCTGTACGTGCCCCTGGCCTGCCTGCTGGTAGTGGCTTTCAAATGGCTGCTTATCGGCCGGTTCCGGGCCGGCGAGTATCCATTGTGGGGCTTTTACTACTACCGTTTCTGGGCAGTAAAAAAGCTGGTGGAAGCCGCCCCCACCCAGCTGCTGTCGGCCACGCCGTTTCTGGCGTTATTCTACCGCCTGCTGGGCGCAAATATTGGAAAAGGGGTATATTTAGGCTCCAATCGTCTGATGTGCTTCGACCTGCTCACGCTCGGCGACGGGGCCAGCATTGCCCGTGAAGCCTGCCTGCTGGGCTACCGCGTGGAGCGCGACCGCCTCATTATCGGCCCTACGCACGTTGGCCGCGATGGCTACGTGGGCCTGCGGGCTATTATGGAAGGCAATACCAGCCTCGGCGACGGCTCCGAGCTTGATGACTTGTCGGTGCTGCCGGCCGGCCGGCAGGTACCGGGTGGCGAGGGCTGGCTGGGCTCACCGGCCCAGCGCGTGCGGGCCGTTGGCCCGGCTCCCATCCGGCCGGCCGCACCCGGCGCCGGCTACCTGCTGGCTCAGCTGGCGGCTATCGCGCTCATGCTGCTGGTACCCACGGTGGCTTCGCTGCCCATTCTGGGCCTGCTGTATGAAAGTATCGAACGATTCACCCCTGTATCGTCGCTGCTAACCCTATTCCCCCTCTCGGCCCTTTACGTGCTGCTGCTGATGGGTACGCTGGCCGGCACCAAGCGCCTCGTGGCCGGCCGGCAGGCCAACGGCACCATACCGCTTTACAGCCTGGCCTACGTGCGCCACTGGGTGGCCGATGCCGTGCTCGCCCAAAGCCTGACGCTGCTGCGCTCGCTCTACGCTACTATTTATACCCCCTACTGGCTGCGAATGCTGGGGGCCAACATCGGCCACCGCGCCGAAGTATCGACCCTTAACCATATTTCGGCCGAGCACCTGACCGTTGGCCCCGGCTCTTTTCTGGCCGACTCGGTGAGCGTGGGCGCGCCGCGCGTGCAGCACGGGCTGGTATCGATTCTGCCCACCGTGGTGGGGCCGCGCACCTTCGTTGGCAACGGCGCGGTGCTGGCCGGCGGCACCGTGCTGGGCACCAACAACCTGATTGGGGCGCTATCCTCAGCGCCCACTACTACGCCGCCCGATAATACGTCGTGGGTTGGCTCCCCGGCCTTTTTGCTGCCCAACCGGCCGGTATCCCAATCTTTTGCCCCCGAGCTGACGTTTGCGCCGCCGGCCCGCCTGGTGTGGGCGCGCAGCCTTATCGAGCTGTTTAAAATCGTGCTGCCCATCACGTTTACGTTCGTGACTTTTGCCGTGCTCTACCACTATTGCCACTGGCACTTGCAGCATTATCCCTTCTGGAGCAGCGTGGGGGTAGGCACGGCCGCTTTTGTGGGGCTGATTTTCGGCTTCTCCATCCTCACTGCCTTGCTTAAGTGGCTACTCATCGGCCGCTACCGCCCCTCGGAAAAGCCGCTGTGGTCGTCGTTTGTGTGGCGCAACGAGCTAGTTAACTCCTTGTGCGAAAGCTACGTGTATCCTTTCTGGGAGGCGCCGCTGCTGGGCACGCCGTTTGCCACCTGGTTTTTCCAGCTCATGGGTAGTCACTTCGGCCGCTCGGTTTACATGGATACCACCGAAATTACGGAGTTTGACCTCGCCTGGGTGGCCGACCACGCCGTGCTCAACAACGGCTCAACTATTCAAACGCACCTCTTTGAAGACCGTGTGATGAAGATGTCGAACCTGCGCATTGGCCGCTACGCCACGGTGGGCACCTCCTCCGTGGTGCTCTACGATTCGGTTATCGGCCCCGGCGCCACCCTCAAAAGCCTGTCGCTGCTGATGAAAGGTGAGCAGCTGCCCGCCAATACCCGCTGGCAGGGCATCCCGAGCGCCTTTATCTCCGGCACGGCCGGCCACTAG
- a CDS encoding RagB/SusD family nutrient uptake outer membrane protein yields the protein MRSLSTKLTASALLSLVLLGGCGKKFLDLQPVDQITTVNFYQSESDAIQAVTACYSQLGVGGQYNYALWGIGEIMSDNSFTGGGGGGDGAEEIQLDFFNIPATNPMVSRLWGGCYVGIGACNLVLQKVPGITNMSDAIRKRSLGEAQFLRAKYYFDLVRAYGDVPLILVPPASPADAQLPRTPAAQIYTQIVTDLKAAIGNLPPVYGGADLGRATTWAATGLLAKVYLTMGDLPNAAIQARAVIANSGKSLWPNYGDNFTVANENGQESLFEVQYVNGLNQYTFDGLGFVGNEFFGPRGQGLVPQGGYGFNIPELEFVQGYEPGDKRKAVTIWSPGDPYPAGSATTAQPASLPGSPYGYNCKKWFVGKVNTNVWDSPLNFPVLRLSEMYLILAEAVGPTPEGYTAINTVRTRAGLPNLTSANTPNFTDAVVKERRYELAFEDDRWFDLKRTGKLLTNPALLAKGIKPFNIVLPIPQSERDANPSLAQNPGY from the coding sequence ATGCGTTCTTTATCTACTAAACTCACTGCCAGTGCTTTGCTAAGCCTGGTACTGCTCGGCGGCTGCGGCAAAAAGTTTCTGGATTTACAGCCTGTAGACCAGATTACAACTGTGAACTTTTATCAGTCCGAGTCGGATGCCATTCAGGCCGTAACGGCCTGCTACTCACAGCTCGGCGTAGGCGGGCAGTACAACTACGCCCTCTGGGGAATCGGCGAGATTATGTCCGACAACTCCTTTACCGGCGGCGGCGGCGGCGGCGACGGAGCCGAGGAGATTCAGCTCGACTTCTTCAACATTCCGGCAACCAACCCGATGGTGAGCCGCCTGTGGGGCGGCTGCTACGTGGGCATTGGCGCGTGCAACCTGGTGCTGCAAAAGGTACCCGGCATCACGAACATGAGCGATGCCATCCGGAAGCGCAGCCTGGGCGAGGCGCAGTTTCTGCGGGCAAAATACTATTTTGACCTGGTGCGGGCCTACGGCGACGTACCGCTCATCCTGGTGCCGCCGGCCAGCCCGGCCGACGCGCAGCTGCCCCGCACCCCGGCCGCTCAGATTTACACCCAGATTGTAACCGACCTGAAGGCCGCCATCGGCAACCTGCCTCCCGTGTACGGCGGCGCCGACCTGGGCCGGGCTACTACGTGGGCTGCTACCGGCCTGCTGGCTAAGGTGTACCTGACCATGGGCGACCTTCCCAATGCCGCTATTCAGGCCCGGGCGGTTATCGCGAACTCGGGCAAAAGCCTGTGGCCCAACTACGGCGACAACTTTACAGTGGCCAACGAGAACGGGCAGGAATCCTTGTTTGAGGTGCAGTATGTGAATGGCCTGAACCAGTACACGTTCGATGGCCTGGGCTTTGTAGGCAACGAGTTTTTCGGGCCCCGCGGCCAGGGCCTGGTGCCCCAGGGTGGGTACGGCTTCAACATCCCGGAGCTGGAGTTTGTGCAGGGCTACGAGCCCGGCGACAAGCGTAAGGCCGTTACCATCTGGTCGCCCGGCGACCCCTACCCCGCCGGCAGTGCCACTACTGCTCAGCCCGCTTCGCTGCCCGGCTCCCCTTATGGCTACAACTGCAAAAAGTGGTTTGTGGGCAAGGTAAATACCAACGTCTGGGACTCCCCGCTGAACTTTCCGGTGCTGCGCCTGTCCGAGATGTACCTGATTCTGGCCGAGGCCGTGGGGCCTACTCCCGAAGGCTACACAGCTATTAATACAGTACGCACCAGGGCGGGCCTGCCCAACCTGACCAGCGCCAACACGCCCAATTTTACGGATGCCGTTGTGAAGGAGCGCCGCTACGAGCTGGCGTTTGAAGACGACCGCTGGTTTGACCTTAAGCGCACGGGCAAGCTGCTCACTAACCCGGCGCTGCTGGCGAAAGGCATCAAGCCCTTCAATATCGTGCTGCCCATTCCGCAGAGCGAGCGCGACGCCAACCCCTCGCTGGCTCAGAACCCTGGCTATTAA